In Flavobacterium gelatinilyticum, a genomic segment contains:
- a CDS encoding DUF4270 domain-containing protein: MYNTSFIKKTLLAATVVLFCSCDKDFNAIGDDLISDDHFGLDSTYYDVVAYNQEVTPVQSNLLPINALGIYDSPVFGSTKADFVTQLSLESYAPTIGEEPEIVEVQLSVPYFSHIISSKTDGGNYNYALDSIYGPKDGRIKLSVYESNYQMRTSYPSNGTQLPQYYYTDEGSAFLANLQGDRLNNGIESENIRFFFSSDEKKNETRDAAGVVTGTTYVAPEMRLNLDKAFFETKILKAAASKLSTPDVFQEYFRGLYFKVEKADGFPNSQIGLLDFSKGKITITYKAKATSSATTKDQKTLVINFVSPASSGGTANLLTDVKETNYENAIKSPNRATGDEKLYVRGGQGSVAVIELKDFASKLQSVKDSGWKVNEANLVFHIDAQQMASKLSDGDYIKEPKRVYLYDLDNNTPLLDYSADGTASVTSDARMSKLVFGGIINLDATTKRGSTYKIRITSHIRNLIKNASAKNVRLGLVVTDNVSIATSNQLKNRFPFPGTSPVEYFSAVPRVSVMNPLGTVLYGGAASVPEANRLRLEVYYTKPNK, translated from the coding sequence ATGTATAATACTTCTTTTATTAAGAAAACTCTATTAGCGGCAACTGTTGTTCTTTTCTGTTCATGCGACAAAGATTTTAATGCGATTGGTGATGATTTGATAAGTGATGATCATTTTGGGCTTGACAGTACATACTATGATGTAGTAGCTTATAATCAAGAAGTAACTCCGGTACAGTCGAATCTTCTGCCAATTAATGCATTAGGTATTTATGACAGCCCTGTTTTTGGTTCTACAAAAGCTGATTTTGTGACGCAGCTTTCACTGGAAAGTTATGCACCTACTATTGGTGAAGAACCGGAAATTGTAGAGGTTCAGCTTTCTGTTCCTTATTTTAGCCATATAATCAGCAGTAAGACAGATGGCGGAAATTATAATTATGCATTAGATTCAATCTATGGGCCTAAGGATGGCAGGATAAAGTTGAGTGTTTATGAGTCTAATTATCAAATGCGTACTTCTTATCCGAGTAATGGGACTCAGTTGCCTCAATACTATTATACAGATGAAGGTTCTGCTTTTCTTGCGAATCTGCAGGGAGACCGATTAAATAATGGAATTGAATCAGAAAATATAAGATTCTTTTTTAGCTCAGATGAGAAAAAAAATGAAACAAGAGATGCTGCCGGGGTAGTAACAGGAACAACTTATGTGGCTCCAGAGATGCGTTTAAATTTGGATAAAGCTTTTTTTGAAACTAAAATATTAAAAGCGGCTGCTTCAAAATTATCAACACCGGATGTTTTTCAGGAATATTTTAGGGGCTTATATTTTAAGGTTGAAAAAGCAGATGGATTTCCTAATAGTCAAATAGGACTGCTTGATTTTTCTAAAGGGAAAATAACTATTACGTATAAAGCAAAAGCAACAAGTAGCGCCACTACAAAAGATCAAAAAACACTTGTTATCAATTTTGTGTCTCCAGCCAGTTCAGGTGGAACGGCAAATTTATTAACAGATGTTAAAGAAACTAACTATGAAAACGCTATTAAATCGCCTAACAGAGCAACAGGTGATGAAAAATTGTATGTAAGAGGAGGTCAGGGATCTGTTGCTGTTATAGAACTTAAAGATTTTGCTTCTAAATTACAAAGTGTTAAAGATAGCGGCTGGAAAGTAAATGAAGCCAATTTGGTTTTTCATATTGATGCACAACAGATGGCTTCAAAATTGTCAGACGGCGATTATATTAAAGAACCAAAAAGAGTGTATTTGTATGATCTAGATAATAACACACCTTTGTTAGATTATAGTGCTGATGGAACTGCAAGTGTAACTTCGGATGCCAGAATGTCTAAATTAGTTTTTGGAGGTATTATTAATTTAGATGCAACTACGAAAAGAGGAAGTACTTATAAAATAAGAATTACAAGTCACATTCGTAATCTTATAAAAAATGCAAGTGCAAAGAATGTGAGATTAGGTTTGGTTGTTACAGATAATGTAAGTATTGCAACATCAAACCAGCTGAAAAATAGATTTCCATTTCCCGGAACCAGCCCGGTTGAATATTTTTCAGCAGTACCAAGAGTGTCAGTTATGAATCCGTTGGGAACAGTATTATATGGAGGAGCAGCTTCAGTTCCCGAGGCTAACCGTTTAAGACTCGAGGTTTACTACACGAAACCAAATAAATAA
- the panC gene encoding pantoate--beta-alanine ligase yields MFAVNFNNTAMHIFYGKVALIAYLKTIKTANSTIGFVPTMGALHQGHLALMQRSLKENDDTVVSIFVNPTQFNNPEDLEKYPRTLEEDVKKMRGLSDKIIVYAPSVDDIYEGNTVSQAFDFDGLENQMEGKFRPGHFNGVGTIVKRLFEIVTPTNAYFGEKDFQQLQIVKKLVEKNDLPVNIIGCPIFREDNFLAMSSRNERLTPEERKEASIIYKVLTEAKEIFKDSTPAETIKFVEDAFKDNARFELEYFVIADESTLLSADHKIKDKKYRAFIAVFVNSIRLIDTISLN; encoded by the coding sequence ATGTTTGCAGTAAATTTTAATAATACCGCCATGCATATTTTCTACGGTAAAGTAGCTCTGATAGCCTATTTAAAAACTATCAAAACAGCAAATTCAACCATCGGATTTGTCCCAACCATGGGAGCTTTACACCAGGGACACCTAGCCCTAATGCAGCGATCACTTAAAGAAAACGACGATACCGTTGTGAGTATTTTTGTTAATCCAACACAGTTTAACAATCCTGAAGATCTTGAAAAATACCCTCGGACTCTTGAAGAAGATGTAAAGAAAATGAGAGGTCTAAGCGATAAAATAATAGTTTATGCCCCTTCTGTAGACGATATTTACGAAGGAAACACCGTTTCGCAAGCATTTGATTTTGACGGCCTCGAAAATCAGATGGAAGGAAAATTCAGGCCGGGTCACTTTAACGGCGTTGGAACAATTGTAAAACGATTATTCGAAATTGTAACACCAACAAATGCTTATTTTGGCGAAAAAGATTTCCAGCAGCTGCAAATAGTAAAAAAACTGGTCGAAAAGAACGATTTACCTGTAAACATTATCGGCTGTCCTATTTTCAGGGAAGACAATTTTCTGGCAATGAGCTCAAGAAACGAACGCCTTACTCCCGAAGAAAGAAAAGAAGCTTCGATTATATATAAGGTTTTAACCGAAGCCAAAGAAATTTTTAAAGACAGCACTCCGGCAGAAACTATAAAATTTGTCGAAGATGCTTTTAAAGACAATGCGCGATTTGAGCTTGAATATTTCGTAATTGCTGACGAATCTACATTATTATCGGCTGATCATAAAATTAAAGATAAAAAGTACCGTGCCTTTATAGCCGTATTTGTTAATTCTATAAGGTTAATCGACACCATTTCATTAAATTAA
- a CDS encoding transglycosylase domain-containing protein, with translation MNFPKQKIFTALKVLTVLVVLLAIGLYFFRNSLLNQAIAKVTHKMAVSYNSDFSVKDASFEGLSKIKLTDVVLVPKNADTLLRIKNLETSVSLSSLLIGDVQVGTLKVDNGYIQLVKKGKIRNFDAFLKRDRDDSGKSEKRKYGAFAYRIISKLLNLVPTDMNLENFQFRIDDNGKKTSIAVNKLVLSNKQLETSIHVVSKDFDQRWNLKGLADPRNQKADIRFFNLDTGAIRVPYLDERYNLKASFDSIRLNVENIDKSGSELHIDGYTSIVNLKLNHPKIASKDVVIKNARFDYRFLLGDSFISIDSTSTMQLNKIKVRPYVSYDTEKDTIYTLKVDIPKMQAQDFIVSLPDGLFTHFQGMQATGNFDYKLDFKFNKNKPNTLVFDSKLKKEDLRITKYGEADLNKLNGEFVYRAIIQNVLQRPVLVGNANPNYTSLDQMSPFLRKSVLTTEDPSFFSHRGFINEAFKQSILKNIRTKKFSRGASTISMQLIKNVFLTREKTLSRKLEEILLVYILENNRIVSKERMLEVYFNIIEWGPNVYGIGEASHFYFQKSPSSLNVDECLYLATIIPKPRKFMYQFNDQGNLKDYAIRNQKFLKNLMFRRGLLVPEDTIGQLPVYISGNARSLLRIKVPDSTAIKADSLAVDDEFDL, from the coding sequence ATGAATTTTCCAAAACAAAAAATATTCACAGCTTTAAAAGTACTGACCGTTTTGGTGGTTTTACTCGCCATTGGATTGTATTTTTTCAGAAATTCACTTCTTAATCAGGCTATTGCCAAAGTAACCCACAAAATGGCCGTTAGTTACAACAGTGATTTTTCTGTTAAAGACGCATCGTTTGAAGGTTTATCAAAAATTAAACTGACGGATGTTGTTCTGGTTCCAAAAAATGCCGATACGCTTTTAAGAATCAAAAACCTTGAAACCAGCGTAAGTTTAAGCAGTTTACTTATTGGTGATGTTCAGGTTGGCACTTTAAAAGTTGATAACGGTTATATTCAGCTTGTAAAAAAAGGGAAAATCAGAAATTTTGATGCTTTTCTGAAAAGAGACCGCGATGATTCTGGAAAAAGTGAAAAACGCAAATACGGCGCTTTTGCTTATCGAATCATTTCTAAACTGCTCAATCTGGTTCCGACAGACATGAATCTGGAGAATTTTCAGTTTAGGATTGACGACAACGGAAAAAAGACCTCAATTGCGGTAAATAAATTAGTTTTAAGCAACAAACAGCTCGAAACAAGTATTCATGTTGTCAGCAAAGACTTTGATCAGCGCTGGAACCTAAAAGGACTTGCCGACCCAAGAAATCAAAAAGCCGATATTCGTTTTTTTAATTTAGACACCGGAGCCATCCGCGTTCCTTATCTTGACGAGCGCTACAATCTTAAAGCCAGTTTTGATTCTATTCGTTTAAATGTTGAAAATATCGACAAAAGCGGCAGTGAACTTCATATTGATGGTTATACTTCGATCGTGAACTTAAAACTTAATCATCCCAAAATTGCGAGTAAAGATGTTGTAATCAAAAATGCCCGTTTTGATTACCGGTTTTTACTGGGCGACAGTTTTATCTCTATCGACAGCACTTCAACCATGCAGCTAAATAAAATAAAAGTACGTCCGTATGTTTCGTATGATACCGAAAAAGATACGATTTATACACTAAAAGTGGATATCCCGAAAATGCAGGCACAGGATTTTATTGTTTCGCTTCCTGATGGTTTGTTTACGCATTTTCAGGGAATGCAGGCAACGGGAAATTTTGATTATAAACTTGATTTCAAATTCAACAAAAACAAACCTAATACACTTGTTTTTGACAGCAAACTAAAAAAAGAGGATTTACGAATTACAAAATACGGCGAAGCCGATTTAAATAAACTTAACGGCGAATTTGTCTATCGTGCGATTATTCAGAATGTATTGCAGCGTCCGGTTTTAGTTGGAAATGCCAATCCAAATTATACGTCTTTGGATCAAATGTCTCCATTTTTAAGAAAATCTGTGCTTACTACCGAAGATCCGTCGTTCTTTTCGCATCGCGGATTTATAAATGAAGCTTTCAAACAATCTATCCTTAAAAACATTCGAACTAAAAAATTCTCCCGCGGTGCAAGTACAATCAGCATGCAGTTGATTAAAAATGTTTTTCTAACCAGAGAAAAAACGCTTTCGCGAAAGCTGGAAGAAATCTTATTGGTTTATATTCTTGAAAATAACCGAATTGTAAGCAAAGAAAGAATGCTGGAGGTTTATTTCAATATTATCGAATGGGGACCAAATGTATACGGAATTGGCGAAGCAAGTCACTTTTATTTCCAGAAAAGTCCATCATCGCTAAATGTCGATGAATGCTTGTATTTGGCGACAATTATCCCGAAACCAAGAAAATTTATGTATCAGTTTAATGATCAAGGAAATTTGAAAGATTATGCCATCAGGAATCAGAAATTTTTAAAGAATTTAATGTTTAGAAGAGGACTTTTAGTTCCTGAAGATACAATTGGACAACTTCCGGTTTATATTTCTGGAAACGCGCGTTCGTTATTACGAATTAAAGTTCCGGATTCTACAGCAATCAAAGCGGATTCTTTGGCAGTTGATGATGAATTTGATTTGTAA
- the radA gene encoding DNA repair protein RadA produces MSKVKTSFFCQNCGTQYSKWQGQCNACKEWNTIAEEIIQKPEKTAWKSEPTPANKAPRPLKINEIDSAQEIRMDTTDGELNRVLGGGIVPGSLTLLGGEPGIGKSTLLLQISLKLPYKTLYVSGEESQKQIKMRAERITPNSDNCYILTETKTQNIFKQIETIQPEIVIIDSIQTLHTDYIESTAGSISQIRETTAELIKFAKETNIPVILIGHITKDGNIAGPKILEHMVDTVLQFEGDRNHIYRILRSLKNRFGSTSELGIYEMLGSGLREVSNPSEILISHKDEELSGTAIATTLEGMRPLMIEIQSLVSTAVYGTPQRSTTGYNAKRLNMILAVLEKRAGFRLGAKDVFLNVTGGISVDDPAIDLAVVAAILSSNEDIPVGKGFCFAGEVGLSGEIRPVNRVDQRIQEAEKLGFDTIFVSKYNKIALKNTGIKIELVAKIEDVASILFG; encoded by the coding sequence ATGTCAAAAGTTAAAACTTCCTTTTTTTGTCAAAACTGCGGTACCCAGTATTCTAAATGGCAGGGACAGTGCAACGCGTGCAAAGAATGGAATACAATTGCGGAAGAAATTATTCAGAAACCGGAAAAAACAGCCTGGAAAAGCGAACCAACTCCAGCAAACAAGGCGCCAAGACCTTTAAAAATCAACGAAATCGATTCGGCACAAGAAATCCGAATGGACACTACCGACGGTGAGTTGAACCGCGTTTTAGGAGGTGGCATCGTTCCGGGGTCGCTTACGCTTTTGGGCGGTGAACCGGGAATCGGAAAAAGTACGCTTTTACTTCAAATCTCATTAAAATTACCTTATAAAACTTTATACGTTTCTGGAGAAGAAAGTCAGAAACAAATAAAAATGCGTGCCGAAAGAATAACCCCAAATAGCGATAACTGCTATATTTTGACGGAAACTAAAACGCAAAATATCTTTAAACAAATTGAAACTATCCAGCCTGAAATCGTAATCATCGATTCGATTCAGACCCTTCATACGGATTACATCGAATCTACAGCCGGAAGTATTTCTCAAATCAGGGAAACAACCGCCGAGTTGATTAAATTCGCCAAAGAAACCAATATTCCGGTTATTTTAATCGGACATATTACAAAAGACGGAAACATCGCCGGGCCAAAAATTCTGGAACACATGGTCGATACCGTTCTTCAGTTTGAAGGCGATAGAAATCATATTTACCGAATTTTACGTTCGCTTAAAAACCGTTTCGGATCCACATCTGAACTTGGAATTTACGAAATGCTCGGAAGCGGTTTGCGCGAAGTCAGCAATCCGTCAGAAATATTGATCTCACACAAAGACGAAGAATTATCCGGAACTGCCATTGCGACTACGCTGGAAGGCATGCGCCCGCTGATGATTGAAATCCAGTCTTTGGTAAGCACAGCAGTTTACGGAACACCGCAAAGAAGCACCACAGGTTACAATGCCAAAAGGTTAAACATGATTTTGGCTGTTTTGGAAAAAAGAGCCGGATTCCGCTTAGGAGCCAAAGACGTCTTTCTAAACGTAACGGGAGGAATTTCTGTGGATGATCCTGCCATTGACCTTGCTGTTGTGGCCGCTATTTTATCATCAAACGAAGATATTCCGGTTGGAAAAGGTTTTTGTTTTGCCGGCGAAGTTGGACTTTCAGGCGAAATTCGTCCGGTAAACCGTGTAGACCAGCGCATTCAGGAAGCCGAAAAATTAGGTTTCGACACGATTTTTGTTTCAAAATACAATAAAATTGCTTTAAAAAATACCGGAATCAAAATTGAGCTTGTAGCAAAAATTGAAGATGTTGCGAGTATTCTTTTTGGCTGA
- a CDS encoding tetratricopeptide repeat-containing sensor histidine kinase → MKHYLSIIFGLVFLAFLSPQRITAQALPEKSEKKSNAKISKAADELSKSLNENDESQIARNYEKLANEFLNKGENAKAEEYYKRALNSYTKLKLTEDKTRVTRSLAQAQENQKKFDSAISNYETAGSLTKDAVEEKINLNDANRLKNQANPASQTNYVDSNIELLKKEKKSEEISKAYVQKAQNSLDLKDKEVAIESYKKALKYSKDKPEEVIKIKNEIAKVYVEDNQFDKALAINEKLLAEAKTNNDYTTEIKQLQSLASLYFEKKEAEKAISSLKEAYDLSFQKGNSAEAKKSLSSLIKYYKTKGEDKESMALYEQFFDNFEKLIKSDTTLIDAKTFQITEDKIRQLEKEKDLKDELISKKNSFNYFLLGSIGLLLLLFFFIVKALYSIRIKNKEIALQSLRREMNPHFIFNSLNSVNQFIAENKELEANKYLTSYSNLMRNMMENSNKDFISLDKEVEQLKKYLDLEHLRFQDKFDFEIVVDEVLDTERVFVPNMIMQPHLENSIWHGLRYLDKKGFLSLRFEYKNGKINVVIEDNGIGLTKSRELKTANQKIYESRGLNNTKERIDLLNELYKKEISFTISEKEVPESGTIVQIVFPLIDTI, encoded by the coding sequence GTGAAACATTATTTATCAATTATTTTCGGTTTGGTTTTTTTAGCGTTTTTGTCTCCGCAGAGAATAACTGCGCAGGCATTGCCGGAAAAAAGCGAAAAAAAGAGTAACGCCAAAATCAGTAAAGCGGCTGATGAATTGTCGAAATCATTAAATGAAAATGATGAAAGCCAAATTGCACGAAACTATGAAAAGCTGGCAAATGAATTTTTGAATAAAGGAGAGAATGCAAAAGCCGAAGAATATTATAAAAGGGCTTTAAATAGTTACACCAAATTAAAACTAACCGAAGATAAAACCCGTGTAACGCGAAGTTTGGCGCAAGCGCAGGAAAATCAGAAAAAGTTTGACTCGGCGATTTCTAATTATGAAACGGCGGGTTCATTGACAAAAGATGCTGTTGAAGAAAAAATAAATCTGAACGACGCAAACCGACTTAAGAATCAAGCCAATCCGGCGAGTCAGACCAATTATGTCGATTCGAATATTGAATTACTCAAAAAAGAAAAGAAATCCGAAGAAATAAGCAAAGCATATGTACAAAAAGCACAAAATTCTTTGGACTTAAAAGACAAAGAAGTCGCGATAGAAAGCTATAAAAAAGCGCTAAAATATTCGAAAGACAAACCGGAAGAAGTCATAAAAATCAAAAATGAAATCGCAAAAGTTTACGTTGAAGACAATCAGTTTGATAAAGCACTTGCGATTAACGAAAAACTACTTGCCGAAGCGAAAACAAATAATGATTATACAACCGAAATAAAACAGCTTCAGTCTTTGGCTTCGCTTTATTTTGAAAAAAAAGAAGCCGAAAAAGCCATTTCATCTCTAAAAGAAGCGTACGATTTATCATTTCAAAAAGGAAATTCGGCAGAAGCCAAAAAGAGTTTGTCTTCCTTGATTAAATATTATAAAACTAAAGGCGAAGACAAAGAAAGCATGGCTTTGTACGAACAGTTTTTTGATAATTTTGAAAAGTTAATCAAATCTGACACGACTTTGATTGATGCCAAAACGTTCCAAATTACCGAAGATAAAATTCGTCAGCTTGAAAAAGAAAAAGATCTGAAAGACGAATTGATCTCAAAGAAAAACTCATTTAATTATTTTCTTTTAGGATCAATTGGTTTGTTGCTGCTTTTGTTTTTCTTTATTGTGAAGGCGTTGTATTCTATCAGAATCAAAAACAAAGAAATCGCTTTGCAGTCTTTGCGTCGTGAAATGAATCCGCATTTTATTTTTAATAGTTTAAACAGCGTCAATCAGTTTATTGCAGAAAATAAAGAACTCGAAGCCAATAAATATCTGACTTCATATTCGAATTTGATGCGAAATATGATGGAAAACTCCAATAAAGATTTTATTTCGCTCGATAAAGAAGTAGAACAATTAAAAAAATATCTTGATTTGGAACATCTTCGCTTTCAGGATAAATTCGACTTTGAAATTGTCGTCGATGAGGTTCTTGATACTGAAAGAGTTTTTGTTCCGAATATGATTATGCAGCCGCACTTGGAAAACTCAATTTGGCACGGACTGCGTTATCTGGACAAAAAAGGATTTTTATCTTTAAGATTCGAATACAAAAACGGAAAAATAAACGTCGTTATCGAAGACAACGGAATTGGTTTGACCAAAAGCCGTGAGCTTAAAACCGCAAATCAAAAAATCTACGAATCACGCGGTTTGAACAATACAAAAGAACGAATTGATCTTTTGAACGAATTGTATAAAAAAGAAATCTCATTTACAATTTCAGAAAAAGAAGTACCGGAATCCGGTACAATTGTTCAAATTGTTTTTCCATTAATTGATACAATATGA
- a CDS encoding alpha/beta hydrolase — MKKVYLLLTLFSISVFSQKKFDNIKSEKLGEERRITIGLPPSYDAKSDKKYPVLYLLDGDYLFDPFSGAVSYGSYWDDIPEMIIIGVHQNKDEERYDDTTIDQNEGLPFEKGAKFFEFIGSELIPYVEKKYRTSPFRIIAGHDVTASFANFYLYKENPLFSAYICLSPELAPKMEVRVAEKFAKIQKPIYYYLSAGEGDIKKIKEPIEKLNSNIKIANNPLVNYKYEVFKGATHYTEVLHSIPGALYQIFEAYRPINSAEYNDKIAVLETGYADYLEKKYSIMSEILGVQIPVRMNDFKVVENLILKRNAYDELGKMAEIGNVHYPKAMLGEYELGLMYEKMGDPKHAAKKYQNASQMEPIGDLNKDLMYEKIDEMNTLAKKSK, encoded by the coding sequence ATGAAAAAAGTTTACCTGCTGCTTACCTTATTTTCTATTTCTGTTTTTTCTCAGAAAAAATTCGACAACATCAAATCTGAAAAACTGGGAGAAGAAAGAAGAATCACAATCGGACTTCCGCCTTCATACGATGCAAAATCCGATAAAAAATATCCTGTTCTCTATTTACTGGACGGCGATTATTTATTCGATCCTTTTTCCGGAGCGGTAAGTTATGGATCATACTGGGATGATATTCCGGAAATGATTATCATTGGCGTTCATCAAAATAAAGACGAAGAACGTTATGACGACACCACTATTGATCAAAACGAAGGTTTGCCTTTTGAAAAAGGAGCGAAGTTTTTCGAATTTATTGGTTCAGAATTAATTCCGTATGTAGAAAAAAAATACAGAACGTCCCCTTTCAGAATTATTGCCGGTCATGATGTAACAGCAAGTTTTGCAAATTTCTATCTTTATAAAGAAAATCCGCTTTTTAGCGCTTACATCTGCTTAAGTCCGGAACTTGCCCCAAAAATGGAAGTTCGTGTTGCTGAAAAGTTTGCCAAAATTCAAAAACCGATATACTATTACCTTTCAGCCGGAGAAGGTGATATTAAGAAAATAAAAGAGCCGATAGAAAAATTGAACAGTAATATTAAAATCGCAAATAATCCGTTAGTGAATTATAAATACGAAGTATTTAAAGGCGCAACGCATTATACAGAAGTACTGCACTCAATTCCGGGTGCATTGTACCAGATTTTTGAAGCTTACCGACCAATAAATTCTGCGGAGTACAATGATAAAATTGCAGTGCTTGAAACTGGTTATGCGGATTATCTTGAGAAAAAATACAGCATTATGTCTGAAATTTTAGGCGTTCAGATTCCTGTTCGAATGAACGATTTTAAGGTAGTTGAAAATCTTATCTTAAAAAGAAATGCTTACGATGAATTAGGCAAAATGGCCGAGATTGGAAATGTACATTATCCAAAAGCCATGCTGGGTGAATATGAATTAGGCTTGATGTATGAAAAAATGGGCGATCCTAAACATGCAGCAAAAAAATACCAAAATGCTTCGCAGATGGAACCTATCGGCGATTTGAATAAGGATTTGATGTATGAGAAAATTGACGAAATGAATACGCTTGCTAAAAAAAGTAAATAA
- a CDS encoding glycogen/starch synthase, whose protein sequence is MKDKRILYVSSEVVPYLAENEVSLMSYDVPKMINDQGGQIRIFMPRYGNINERRHQLHEVIRLSGMNLVVNDLDMPLIIKVASIPKERIQVYFIDNDEYFKRKATFADEEGALYPDNDERAIFFAKGVVETVKKLNWVPDIIHVHGWLAAMLPVYMKHYYKNEALFNDTKIITSVYGQSFDENLDMEMINKVKFDGVPHDSVADLETPNYENILKASILHSDGVIIASPHVSSSLTKFIESSGKPFLPFATKDAFAEAYTNFYRTFGL, encoded by the coding sequence ATGAAAGATAAGAGGATATTATATGTATCATCTGAAGTCGTGCCTTATTTGGCTGAAAACGAGGTTTCTTTAATGTCTTATGACGTTCCCAAAATGATTAACGATCAGGGTGGACAGATAAGAATTTTCATGCCTAGATATGGGAATATCAATGAGAGAAGACATCAATTACATGAGGTAATCAGGCTTTCAGGAATGAATTTGGTAGTGAATGATTTAGATATGCCGTTGATTATCAAGGTTGCTTCGATTCCTAAAGAAAGAATTCAGGTTTATTTTATTGATAATGATGAATATTTTAAACGTAAAGCCACTTTTGCAGACGAAGAAGGGGCTTTATATCCTGACAATGACGAGCGAGCGATATTTTTTGCAAAAGGCGTTGTTGAAACTGTAAAAAAATTAAACTGGGTTCCGGATATTATACATGTTCACGGGTGGCTTGCTGCTATGCTTCCAGTTTATATGAAGCATTATTATAAAAATGAAGCCTTGTTTAACGATACTAAAATTATCACTTCAGTTTATGGCCAGTCTTTCGATGAAAATCTGGACATGGAAATGATTAACAAAGTGAAATTTGACGGTGTTCCTCATGACTCAGTAGCTGATCTGGAGACTCCAAATTATGAAAATATCTTAAAAGCGAGTATATTGCATTCAGACGGTGTTATCATAGCATCGCCGCATGTTTCTTCAAGTTTAACAAAATTTATAGAATCTTCGGGAAAACCTTTTTTACCTTTCGCCACGAAAGATGCATTCGCAGAGGCGTATACAAATTTCTACAGAACGTTTGGACTTTAA
- a CDS encoding LytR/AlgR family response regulator transcription factor — MMTLQKIKSVIVEDELAAREVLKNYLSKYCPQVEVVGEAQNIKEAVPLLHEIKPQLVFLDVEMPFGNAFDVLEACKDLQFETIFVTAFSEYSLRALNQSAAYYLLKPISIEELIIAVNKVQHQIMNHEIFNRNKIIVENFHEQKPEKQKVILPTLEGFEVVKMEDIVRLRGNGNFTDLYLNNGNKKMVCRFLKHFSEILPLPFIRVHKSHIINLNCVKAYNKGGIVTLNDGIEIEVSPTYKEEFLKNFK, encoded by the coding sequence ATGATGACTTTACAGAAAATAAAAAGCGTAATTGTCGAAGACGAATTGGCCGCGCGCGAAGTGCTTAAAAATTATTTGAGCAAATATTGTCCGCAGGTTGAGGTTGTGGGCGAGGCGCAAAACATTAAAGAAGCCGTTCCGTTGTTGCACGAAATTAAACCGCAATTGGTTTTTCTGGATGTCGAAATGCCTTTTGGGAATGCTTTTGATGTTCTCGAAGCTTGCAAAGATTTGCAATTTGAAACCATTTTTGTAACCGCTTTTTCTGAATATTCGCTTCGGGCTTTAAACCAGAGTGCGGCGTATTATCTTTTAAAACCAATAAGTATAGAAGAATTGATTATTGCGGTAAATAAGGTGCAGCACCAGATTATGAATCATGAAATCTTTAACCGAAATAAAATCATCGTCGAAAATTTTCATGAACAAAAACCAGAAAAACAAAAGGTGATTCTGCCCACTTTGGAAGGTTTTGAAGTTGTAAAAATGGAAGATATTGTACGCTTGCGCGGAAACGGGAATTTTACTGATTTATATCTGAATAATGGAAACAAAAAAATGGTCTGTCGATTTTTAAAACACTTTTCAGAAATTCTGCCATTGCCTTTTATTCGGGTTCATAAATCGCATATCATTAATTTGAATTGCGTAAAAGCGTATAACAAAGGCGGCATCGTTACACTAAATGACGGAATTGAAATTGAAGTCTCTCCAACTTATAAAGAAGAGTTTTTGAAGAATTTTAAATAA
- the panD gene encoding aspartate 1-decarboxylase: MQIQVIKSKIHRVKVTGADLNYIGSITIDETLLEASNIIEGEKVSIVNINNGERFETYAIKGEKNSGEITLNGPAARKVQKDDIIIIISYATLDFEEAKTFKPWIIFPNENDNSLT, encoded by the coding sequence ATGCAAATTCAAGTTATAAAATCAAAAATTCATCGAGTTAAAGTAACCGGAGCCGATTTAAATTATATTGGCAGCATTACTATCGATGAAACTTTACTGGAAGCCTCCAATATTATTGAAGGCGAAAAAGTATCTATCGTTAACATTAATAATGGAGAACGTTTTGAAACTTACGCCATTAAAGGCGAAAAAAATTCAGGCGAAATAACCCTGAACGGTCCTGCGGCAAGGAAAGTTCAAAAAGATGATATTATCATTATCATTTCGTATGCGACCCTGGATTTTGAAGAGGCAAAGACCTTCAAACCATGGATCATTTTCCCAAATGAAAACGACAATTCGTTAACATAA